A window of the Streptomyces griseochromogenes genome harbors these coding sequences:
- a CDS encoding GvpL/GvpF family gas vesicle protein codes for MSDLLTYAYAVVRAAGGLQEAAAPLRGVADAPVGLVTDTGVVQLGLVVSHVPAQDFREDALKRHLEDLEWLEAVARAHHGVIEALAERTTVLPLRLATVYLDDQRAREVLSAGRTVFAERLARLSEHVEWGVKIYVEPSEVPAAPAVPAADLTPGRAYLRNRRQQQSVRDTVYQAAQKAAERVETAGRKHAADRVRHRVQQGFLAEAAGSAAGENVVNDAYLVPLNRCDDFLADVTRAADGLDGVRVEATGPWAPYSFAMPPGESGGTAEGAPP; via the coding sequence ATGAGTGACCTGCTGACGTACGCGTATGCGGTGGTACGCGCCGCCGGGGGATTGCAGGAGGCGGCCGCTCCGCTCCGGGGCGTCGCCGACGCCCCGGTCGGCCTCGTCACCGACACCGGCGTCGTTCAGCTGGGGCTCGTGGTGAGTCATGTGCCGGCGCAGGACTTCAGGGAGGACGCTCTCAAGCGGCATCTCGAGGACCTGGAATGGCTGGAGGCGGTGGCCCGAGCCCACCACGGCGTCATCGAGGCCCTGGCCGAGCGCACCACCGTCCTTCCTCTGCGCCTGGCGACCGTCTACCTCGACGACCAGCGGGCCCGGGAGGTCCTGTCAGCCGGGCGGACCGTGTTCGCCGAGCGCCTGGCCCGGCTCTCCGAACATGTCGAATGGGGGGTCAAGATCTATGTCGAGCCGTCCGAGGTCCCCGCGGCCCCGGCCGTTCCGGCTGCGGACCTGACCCCCGGGCGCGCCTATCTGCGGAACCGCCGGCAGCAGCAAAGTGTTCGCGACACCGTCTACCAGGCTGCGCAGAAGGCCGCCGAGCGGGTGGAGACCGCGGGCCGCAAGCACGCGGCCGACCGGGTCCGGCACCGAGTACAGCAGGGTTTTCTCGCCGAAGCGGCCGGCAGCGCCGCCGGCGAGAACGTGGTCAATGACGCCTACCTTGTGCCCCTGAATCGTTGCGACGACTTCCTGGCCGACGTGACGCGCGCCGCCGACGGGCTGGACGGGGTACGGGTCGAGGCCACCGGCCCCTGGGCTCCGTACTCCTTCGCCATGCCACCCGGTGAATCCGGCGGTACCGCGGAGGGAGCGCCCCCGTGA
- a CDS encoding gas vesicle protein, with product MITPGPPPEAERLPQRQVALIDLLDRLLTGGVVLTGDVVLSIADIDLVRVSLRALIVSISEQNPSPWTSTSPLRGDHDS from the coding sequence GTGATCACGCCTGGCCCGCCACCGGAAGCGGAGCGCCTGCCCCAGCGGCAGGTCGCTCTCATCGATCTGCTGGACCGGCTGCTGACCGGTGGGGTCGTCCTCACCGGTGACGTCGTGCTGTCCATCGCGGACATCGATCTGGTACGCGTCTCGCTGCGTGCCCTGATCGTTTCCATCAGCGAGCAGAACCCCTCGCCATGGACGAGCACCAGCCCGCTGCGCGGCGACCATGACAGCTGA
- a CDS encoding gas vesicle protein: protein MTEPLANRLGSYPSRAAPPYGQGSSANLADILERVLDKGIVIAGDIQINLLDIELLTIKLRLLVASVDKAKEMGIDWWEHDPALSSRASGERSLAEENRRLRAEIDTLRQGNALPVEEEAPRVTGGRRRGSARDE, encoded by the coding sequence GTGACTGAACCCCTGGCCAACAGGCTTGGTTCCTACCCGTCCCGAGCGGCGCCGCCCTACGGACAGGGCTCCTCCGCCAATCTCGCCGACATTCTTGAACGAGTACTCGACAAGGGCATCGTCATCGCGGGCGACATACAGATCAACCTTCTCGACATCGAGCTGTTGACCATAAAACTGCGCCTCCTGGTCGCCTCCGTCGACAAAGCGAAGGAAATGGGTATCGACTGGTGGGAGCACGATCCCGCGCTCTCCTCCCGGGCCAGCGGTGAACGGTCACTGGCCGAGGAGAACCGCCGGTTGCGGGCCGAGATCGATACTCTCCGCCAGGGCAACGCCCTCCCCGTGGAGGAGGAAGCGCCCCGGGTCACGGGCGGCCGTCGCCGGGGAAGTGCTCGCGATGAGTGA
- a CDS encoding CsbD family protein gives MAGGQKAKGKMEEATGKTKEAVGRTVGNERMMAEGQAKKSKGAARQAKEKTKDVFKH, from the coding sequence ATGGCCGGAGGGCAAAAGGCAAAGGGCAAGATGGAAGAGGCCACGGGAAAGACGAAGGAGGCGGTCGGCCGTACCGTGGGCAACGAGCGGATGATGGCCGAAGGACAGGCCAAGAAATCGAAGGGCGCGGCCCGTCAGGCCAAGGAGAAGACGAAGGACGTTTTCAAGCACTGA
- a CDS encoding class I SAM-dependent methyltransferase, which produces MWATAVGVARVRALETERENALFRDPLAQAFATAGGLWPSSPPPDDEAARRRRLAVSFSIVIRTKFLDDLLQQASASGVRQVVLLGAGMDSRAFRMDWPEGTRLFEVDTAAPLDFKDSVLRQERAVARCERITVAVDLREDWPAALAAAGHDPAVPTVWIAEGLLIYLPDDAVELLLARISAQSAAGSRMGLTLGSRGVIERFGADAVPGSAASMWVSEMPDDPVGWLAGHGWEADSHTLRERAAAYGRPISTPPQREERPGALISAVRR; this is translated from the coding sequence GTGTGGGCCACGGCGGTGGGGGTGGCCAGGGTGCGGGCGCTGGAGACCGAGCGGGAGAACGCGCTGTTCCGGGACCCACTGGCACAGGCCTTCGCCACAGCCGGCGGCCTGTGGCCCTCCTCCCCGCCGCCCGATGACGAGGCCGCGCGACGCCGCCGGCTGGCCGTGTCGTTCTCCATCGTCATCAGGACGAAGTTCCTCGACGACCTGTTGCAGCAGGCCTCCGCGTCCGGGGTCCGGCAGGTCGTGCTGCTCGGCGCCGGCATGGACAGCCGGGCCTTCCGGATGGACTGGCCCGAGGGCACCCGGCTGTTCGAGGTCGACACCGCCGCGCCACTGGACTTCAAGGATTCGGTGCTGCGCCAGGAGCGGGCCGTCGCACGCTGCGAGCGGATCACCGTCGCGGTGGATCTGCGTGAGGACTGGCCAGCCGCGCTGGCCGCCGCAGGGCACGACCCGGCCGTGCCGACCGTGTGGATCGCCGAAGGACTGCTGATCTATCTGCCCGACGACGCGGTGGAGTTGCTGCTGGCCCGGATCAGCGCGCAGTCGGCGGCAGGCAGTCGGATGGGGCTGACGTTGGGCTCGCGCGGCGTGATCGAGCGCTTCGGCGCGGACGCCGTGCCGGGATCGGCGGCGTCCATGTGGGTCTCGGAGATGCCCGACGACCCGGTGGGCTGGCTGGCCGGGCACGGCTGGGAGGCCGACAGCCACACCCTGCGCGAGCGCGCTGCCGCCTACGGCCGCCCGATCAGCACCCCGCCGCAGCGCGAGGAGCGGCCCGGCGCACTGATCTCGGCGGTCCGCCGGTAG
- a CDS encoding transposase has protein sequence MANNTTLLLGLDGVSVVRVESLADGTRRVDLITVDEAARACPSSGVFASQVKGPAVTRPRDIPYGERGLESFWHKRCWWCREPACPRKSFTESIARIPAGAWVTARLREAAGRRVRDAGSTVIQAARDLHLSWPTVMSAFRASAREVVDAPLPEQKLLGVDETRWGKTKWEQVPDGGKWRVTRDRWHTGFVDALGHGGLLGQVGGRTVADILAWLSTTPLTWRKNIRYIAIDMSATYRAAIRTGLPDAIAVVDHFHVVQLANKLLSMVRRRTTPRSADGADGPPTRSGRPVGACSATARTSPTNSSRACGTPC, from the coding sequence TTGGCCAACAATACGACGTTGCTGCTCGGTCTTGACGGGGTGTCCGTCGTGCGGGTGGAGTCACTGGCCGACGGGACGCGTCGGGTGGACCTGATCACGGTGGACGAGGCGGCACGGGCCTGTCCGTCCAGCGGGGTCTTCGCCTCGCAGGTGAAGGGGCCGGCGGTGACCCGGCCGCGTGACATCCCCTACGGGGAACGGGGGCTGGAGTCCTTCTGGCACAAGCGCTGCTGGTGGTGCCGCGAGCCGGCGTGCCCGAGGAAGTCGTTCACCGAGAGCATCGCCCGGATACCAGCCGGGGCGTGGGTCACTGCCCGGCTGCGGGAGGCGGCCGGGCGCCGGGTGCGCGATGCCGGCTCCACGGTCATCCAGGCCGCCCGCGACCTGCATCTGTCCTGGCCGACGGTGATGAGCGCCTTCCGTGCATCGGCGCGCGAGGTCGTCGACGCACCGCTGCCCGAGCAGAAGCTGCTGGGCGTCGACGAGACCCGGTGGGGCAAGACGAAGTGGGAGCAGGTCCCCGACGGCGGCAAGTGGCGTGTGACCCGGGACCGGTGGCACACCGGGTTCGTCGACGCACTGGGCCACGGGGGGCTGCTCGGCCAGGTCGGGGGCCGTACCGTCGCCGACATCCTGGCCTGGCTGTCCACCACTCCACTGACCTGGCGCAAGAACATCCGCTACATCGCCATCGACATGTCGGCCACCTACCGCGCCGCGATCCGCACCGGCCTGCCTGACGCCATCGCCGTGGTCGACCACTTCCACGTCGTCCAGCTCGCCAACAAGCTGCTCTCCATGGTCCGGCGCCGCACCACGCCGAGGTCCGCGGACGGCGCGGACGGGCCACCGACCCGGAGTGGAAGGCCCGTCGGCGCCTGCTCCGCAACCGCGAGGACCTCACCGACGAACAGTTCACGAGCATGTGGAACACCCTGCTGA
- a CDS encoding gas vesicle protein K: MTAEGGSRPPCRADEVAEAAARAFRLLPAAPRDLDPPAGKGPRSPARRISSDRDTVERDLLKLVLTLVELLRQLMERQALHRVDQGDLTDEQEERLGATLMLLHDRMSDLCAQYGLTMEDLNLDLGPLGTLLPPSD; encoded by the coding sequence ATGACAGCTGAGGGCGGGAGCCGGCCGCCGTGCCGCGCCGACGAAGTTGCGGAGGCCGCCGCACGCGCCTTCCGGCTGCTGCCCGCAGCCCCACGCGACCTGGACCCGCCGGCCGGAAAAGGCCCACGTTCCCCGGCTCGGCGGATCAGCTCCGACCGCGACACCGTCGAACGGGACCTCCTCAAGCTCGTCCTCACCCTCGTGGAACTGCTGCGCCAACTCATGGAACGACAGGCCCTGCACCGCGTCGACCAAGGAGACCTGACCGACGAACAGGAAGAACGCCTGGGCGCGACACTCATGCTCCTCCACGACCGCATGAGCGACTTGTGCGCCCAGTACGGACTGACCATGGAGGACCTCAACCTGGACCTCGGGCCGCTGGGCACACTGCTTCCGCCCTCCGACTGA
- a CDS encoding ArsR/SmtB family transcription factor, with protein sequence MLELEFTTEDLALTRLAISPLWEAIASLRVLTLQEGHALHGPWLAAVRPRLARARLDLRPVTEVITPRVAAFVAPAPVTAAPDIRLELAAMRTHPVEGIQADLEVLGLPRYADPVAAIEQVVTTIEAYWELAVAPYWPRIRAVLEADVRHRAFLLSTGGSRQLFSDLDPNLRWEDGRLGVRLRNNLSGTVELDGRGLVLAPSAFAWPRVSLLTAPPWQPLLRYPARGTATIWESRPAVPSHALARVIGRPKARLLTLLHEPATTTQLAALTGLTVGGASQHLTALRDAGLVRPTRIGRSILYARTETAEALMAEASEH encoded by the coding sequence ATGCTTGAGCTGGAGTTCACCACCGAGGACCTCGCGCTGACCCGCTTGGCGATCTCGCCCCTGTGGGAGGCCATCGCAAGCCTGCGTGTCCTGACCCTGCAGGAGGGTCACGCGCTGCACGGCCCGTGGCTCGCGGCCGTGCGCCCTCGATTGGCGCGGGCGCGGCTGGACCTGCGGCCGGTCACCGAAGTCATCACGCCGAGGGTCGCCGCGTTCGTCGCGCCGGCTCCGGTGACCGCGGCACCGGACATCCGGCTCGAACTCGCCGCGATGCGTACGCACCCGGTGGAAGGGATCCAAGCCGACCTCGAAGTCCTGGGGCTGCCCCGGTACGCGGATCCCGTCGCAGCGATTGAACAGGTGGTGACCACCATCGAGGCCTACTGGGAGCTGGCAGTGGCACCGTACTGGCCGCGCATCCGCGCGGTACTCGAAGCAGACGTACGGCACCGGGCATTTCTGCTGTCCACCGGCGGCAGCCGCCAGCTCTTCTCCGACCTGGACCCCAACCTCCGCTGGGAGGACGGCAGACTCGGGGTCAGGCTGCGCAACAACCTTTCCGGCACGGTCGAGTTGGACGGGCGAGGCCTGGTCCTCGCCCCGTCCGCCTTCGCCTGGCCCCGAGTGTCACTGCTCACCGCGCCTCCATGGCAGCCACTCCTGCGCTACCCGGCGCGCGGGACCGCCACCATCTGGGAGTCACGCCCGGCCGTTCCCTCGCACGCACTCGCCCGGGTGATCGGCAGACCCAAGGCGCGCCTGCTCACCCTGCTCCACGAACCCGCGACCACCACTCAACTTGCCGCGCTCACCGGGCTCACGGTCGGCGGCGCGTCACAGCACCTCACCGCACTTCGGGACGCGGGCCTAGTGCGCCCCACCCGGATAGGCCGCAGCATCCTGTACGCCCGGACCGAAACGGCCGAGGCACTCATGGCCGAGGCATCCGAACACTGA
- a CDS encoding GvpL/GvpF family gas vesicle protein, with the protein MAVYIYSITGKQHPLRLDGLNGVGEPPAGLRTVTAGPLCAVVSDAPEDLRPKRRDVIAHQAVQERLMADGTVLPMRFGLIAENDEAVLVALEQNAADYTDRLQALEGCSEYHLKASQDEDALLRQILRESDVARELNAEIRGGSAAPDASLRLGELVAQEVQTRQEALAAGVVEALRPFARTLESSQPTGSDFLNVSFLVTEDREEAFLTTELSVAHQMGDDVDFRLNGPLPPYSFV; encoded by the coding sequence ATGGCCGTATACATCTACTCCATCACCGGCAAGCAGCATCCGCTCCGCCTCGACGGTCTCAACGGCGTCGGTGAACCCCCGGCGGGCTTGCGGACAGTGACGGCCGGACCGCTGTGTGCTGTGGTGAGCGATGCGCCAGAGGATCTACGCCCCAAGCGCCGCGACGTCATCGCGCACCAGGCCGTACAGGAGCGCCTCATGGCCGACGGCACCGTGCTCCCCATGCGGTTCGGCCTTATCGCCGAGAACGACGAGGCCGTCCTGGTGGCCCTGGAGCAGAATGCCGCGGACTACACGGACCGGCTTCAGGCACTGGAGGGGTGCAGCGAGTACCACCTCAAAGCGTCGCAGGACGAGGACGCACTGCTACGGCAGATCCTGCGGGAGTCGGACGTGGCACGAGAGCTCAATGCCGAGATCCGGGGCGGCTCCGCCGCCCCCGACGCATCGCTGCGACTCGGTGAGCTGGTCGCCCAGGAGGTACAGACGCGGCAGGAGGCGCTGGCGGCGGGTGTGGTCGAAGCACTGCGTCCCTTCGCCCGGACGCTTGAATCATCCCAGCCGACGGGTTCGGATTTTCTCAACGTGTCGTTCCTGGTGACCGAGGACCGGGAAGAGGCGTTCCTCACCACGGAGTTGAGCGTCGCCCATCAGATGGGCGACGACGTCGACTTCCGGCTCAACGGCCCCCTGCCGCCCTACAGCTTCGTCTGA
- a CDS encoding DUF6286 domain-containing protein: MSSSNLKAGEDDRRHRAHRPWSARRIPAALVASVVLVAAGAALIDVVAVRAGRPAAAWRRHLADELATRPVDDIWMLTGASVAAAVGIWLLVLALTPGLRHWLPLRSPAPGLRACLDRDGAADVLRDAAMRVPGVSKARVRVRRHRVKARADVRFRDPHQVKDDLTAALDHERDQLALVRPPRIVVRVRQRTH, encoded by the coding sequence GTGTCCAGCTCGAACCTCAAGGCCGGTGAAGACGACAGACGACACCGGGCGCACCGACCGTGGTCCGCGCGCCGCATTCCGGCCGCACTGGTCGCCTCGGTGGTTCTCGTGGCGGCGGGCGCGGCGCTGATCGACGTCGTCGCCGTACGGGCGGGACGCCCTGCGGCAGCCTGGCGCAGGCACCTGGCCGACGAACTGGCCACCCGCCCCGTGGACGACATCTGGATGCTCACGGGAGCCTCCGTGGCCGCCGCCGTCGGCATCTGGTTGCTCGTGCTGGCACTCACTCCCGGCCTACGCCACTGGCTGCCCCTGCGCTCCCCCGCGCCCGGGCTGCGGGCCTGCCTGGACCGAGACGGCGCCGCCGATGTGCTGCGCGACGCCGCCATGCGGGTACCCGGGGTCAGTAAGGCCCGCGTCCGGGTGCGCCGCCACCGCGTGAAAGCCCGCGCGGACGTCCGCTTCCGCGACCCCCACCAGGTGAAGGACGACCTCACCGCCGCCCTTGACCACGAGCGCGACCAGCTCGCCCTCGTCCGCCCTCCCCGCATCGTCGTACGAGTGCGGCAACGCACCCACTGA
- a CDS encoding SRPBCC family protein, giving the protein MAGKVRDTNHEESSGLDLLREEFVDYLGAQMGHLVDKAGDKLGDVTDQLLDVAENGGTLAGVGSRILHGESPLKAFVGEKAKGLKDSVMGKVKSVFGGGGSGKAGSTKVMNIIEVLDVGVPIRTAYNYWTQYEEFSGFTKGVRSVSKNDEAASTWKVKVGPSTRGWKATVEEQVPDDRIVWNSEGAKGTTHGCVSFHELTPTLTRIVLVVEYYPSGFFEKTGNLWRAQGRRLRLDFKNFQRYVTFADEEVEGWRGEIRDSEVVRSHEEALEEEEAAGEDEDQEEYDEEDDEASDEEEGEEYDEEEPEDEYDEEADENER; this is encoded by the coding sequence ATGGCCGGCAAAGTGCGTGACACCAACCACGAAGAGAGTTCGGGTCTGGACCTGCTGCGCGAAGAGTTCGTCGACTACCTCGGCGCTCAGATGGGACATCTCGTCGACAAGGCAGGGGACAAGTTGGGGGATGTCACCGACCAGCTTCTCGATGTGGCCGAGAACGGGGGAACACTCGCCGGCGTCGGCAGTCGGATTCTCCATGGCGAATCCCCGCTGAAGGCATTCGTGGGTGAGAAGGCCAAGGGGCTCAAGGACAGCGTGATGGGCAAGGTCAAGAGCGTTTTCGGCGGAGGAGGCAGTGGCAAGGCCGGCAGCACCAAGGTCATGAACATCATCGAAGTACTGGACGTGGGGGTCCCGATCCGCACGGCGTACAACTACTGGACCCAGTACGAGGAGTTCAGCGGCTTCACCAAAGGCGTACGCAGTGTGTCCAAGAACGACGAGGCCGCCAGCACCTGGAAGGTCAAGGTCGGCCCCTCGACTCGCGGCTGGAAGGCGACAGTTGAGGAGCAAGTGCCGGACGACCGCATCGTGTGGAACTCCGAGGGCGCGAAAGGCACCACTCACGGGTGTGTCAGCTTTCACGAACTCACGCCCACCCTGACGCGCATCGTGCTCGTCGTCGAGTACTACCCCTCGGGCTTCTTCGAGAAGACCGGCAACCTGTGGCGCGCCCAAGGCCGCCGATTGCGGCTGGACTTCAAGAACTTCCAGCGCTACGTCACGTTCGCCGACGAGGAAGTCGAGGGCTGGCGCGGGGAGATCCGCGACAGCGAGGTGGTCCGCAGCCATGAGGAGGCGCTGGAAGAGGAGGAAGCGGCAGGGGAGGACGAGGACCAGGAGGAGTACGACGAAGAAGATGACGAGGCGTCCGACGAAGAAGAAGGAGAGGAGTACGACGAAGAGGAGCCGGAGGACGAGTACGACGAAGAGGCCGACGAGAACGAGCGCTGA
- a CDS encoding gas vesicle protein, with amino-acid sequence MAAPEPRRRSSGRSHGSDGDGTSGSRRRSGKGNAGWAMRSAVGQLQELLGRAPESVSALKPTETGWEADVEVLELERVPETTSVMATYRVTLDEEGDLVGYERKRRYTRGQIDRRG; translated from the coding sequence ATGGCCGCACCAGAACCCCGAAGGCGATCCAGCGGTCGGAGCCACGGCTCCGACGGGGACGGCACGAGCGGTTCCCGTCGCCGCTCCGGCAAGGGCAACGCCGGCTGGGCCATGCGCTCCGCTGTCGGACAACTTCAGGAGTTGCTCGGTCGTGCTCCCGAGTCCGTCTCGGCACTGAAACCGACCGAAACTGGTTGGGAGGCCGATGTTGAGGTACTCGAATTGGAGCGCGTCCCCGAAACCACCAGCGTGATGGCCACCTATCGAGTGACGCTCGACGAGGAAGGCGATCTGGTGGGATACGAACGGAAGCGCCGCTATACGCGTGGCCAAATCGACCGGCGGGGCTGA
- a CDS encoding SRPBCC family protein, whose amino-acid sequence MAVHHRLIRRPPYAVWAVLADPACYGEWVVGPSQSVPLDQTWPAVGSRLGYTLRLGPWSANGVTTVRHQESGKELELEASFKQLGTARIFLQLRPWGDEETLVICDEHPLRGLGGTLHNAASEALLQLRHRGMLARLARLTEQDPVEQDHAGARHA is encoded by the coding sequence ATGGCTGTCCACCATCGGTTGATCCGGCGTCCCCCGTACGCGGTATGGGCGGTCCTGGCAGATCCGGCCTGTTACGGGGAATGGGTGGTGGGGCCCTCCCAGTCCGTGCCGCTCGATCAGACCTGGCCCGCTGTCGGATCCAGGCTCGGCTACACCCTGCGGCTGGGGCCCTGGTCGGCCAACGGGGTGACGACTGTCCGCCACCAGGAATCCGGAAAAGAGCTGGAGCTGGAAGCTTCGTTCAAGCAGCTGGGCACGGCGAGGATCTTCCTCCAGCTCAGGCCGTGGGGCGATGAGGAAACCCTCGTCATCTGTGACGAGCACCCCCTGCGCGGCCTGGGAGGCACCCTCCACAACGCTGCGAGTGAAGCGTTGCTCCAACTGCGGCACCGGGGCATGCTGGCCCGCCTGGCCAGGCTCACGGAACAGGATCCCGTCGAGCAGGATCACGCCGGGGCCCGTCATGCCTGA
- a CDS encoding IS5 family transposase (programmed frameshift), whose protein sequence is MVERLVPDELWELFQRVVPEAPSRPQGGGRRRHGDREVLAAIVFVATSGCTWQQLPSASFGLSGPTAHRRFAEWSKARVWAKLHRLVLDELGSRGELDWSRCAIDSVNMRALKGDLTGPNPVDRGKYGSKIHLITERTGLPLSVGISGANLHDSQALEPLVRGIPPIRSRRGPRRRRPAKLHGDKGYDYNHLRRWLRSRGIRHRIARKGIEPSTRLGRHRWTIERTMAWLAGCRRLHRRYERKAEHFLAFTSIACTLICYRRLTK, encoded by the exons ATCGTTGAGCGGCTTGTGCCGGATGAGCTGTGGGAGTTGTTCCAGCGAGTGGTTCCGGAGGCGCCGAGTCGGCCTCAGGGTGGTGGCCGGCGCCGGCACGGCGACCGGGAGGTGTTGGCTGCGATCGTGTTCGTGGCCACGTCGGGCTGCACGTGGCAGCAACTGCCGTCCGCCTCGTTCGGGCTTTCAGGGCCCACGGCTCACCGGCGCTTCGCCGAGTGGTCGAAGGCCCGGGTGTGGGCGAAGCTCCATCGCCTGGTCCTCGACGAACTCGGCTCTCGCGGTGAACTGGACTGGTCTCGCTGCGCGATCGACTCGGTGAACATGCGAGCCCTG AAAGGGGACCTGACAGGTCCGAATCCGGTGGATCGCGGCAAGTACGGTTCAAAGATCCACTTGATCACCGAGCGTACCGGGCTGCCCCTGTCCGTCGGGATATCCGGTGCCAACCTGCACGACAGCCAGGCCCTCGAACCGCTCGTGCGAGGCATCCCACCCATTCGCTCCCGGCGCGGACCGCGCCGACGACGGCCCGCCAAACTCCACGGCGACAAAGGCTACGACTACAACCACCTGCGCCGATGGTTACGCAGCCGCGGCATCCGACATCGCATCGCCCGCAAAGGCATCGAGCCCTCCACACGGCTGGGCCGCCACCGCTGGACGATCGAACGCACCATGGCCTGGCTCGCCGGATGCCGCCGCCTCCACCGCCGCTACGAACGCAAAGCCGAACACTTCCTGGCCTTCACCAGCATCGCCTGCACCCTCATCTGCTACCGCAGACTCACCAAATGA
- a CDS encoding DUF6131 family protein, whose protein sequence is MIVLGIILLVVGFLTGISILWTIGIILLVVGAVLWILGSMGHAVAGRRHYW, encoded by the coding sequence ATGATCGTCCTAGGCATCATTCTGCTCGTCGTCGGCTTCCTCACCGGGATATCCATCCTGTGGACCATCGGGATCATCCTGCTGGTCGTCGGCGCCGTCCTGTGGATCCTCGGCTCGATGGGACACGCTGTCGCCGGTCGACGCCACTACTGGTGA
- a CDS encoding gas vesicle protein GvpG, with protein MGLFTQLVTLPLAPVRGVVWVVERVREEAENQYYDPAPVHRELAELERLLVAGDIDEETFDQREDELLDRLEEIRAYRQG; from the coding sequence ATGGGCCTGTTCACCCAACTCGTCACCCTTCCCCTGGCCCCCGTGCGCGGCGTCGTATGGGTCGTGGAGCGGGTCCGGGAGGAAGCCGAGAACCAGTACTACGACCCCGCACCGGTGCACCGCGAACTCGCCGAGCTCGAACGTCTCCTCGTCGCGGGGGACATCGACGAGGAGACGTTCGACCAGCGCGAGGACGAACTGCTCGACCGGCTGGAGGAGATCCGTGCCTACCGGCAGGGCTGA
- a CDS encoding transposase, whose product MLRNREDLTDEQFTSMWNTLLSEGRIGQTLLTAWIAKENLRNLLALARTGADRHQVGQARWKFLTWCADSDIPEVRQLATTIDRWWPEIAEFLDTGHSNAKSEGINRVIKLVARAAFGFRNAVNQRLRARCVTTRRARGLLRTAQL is encoded by the coding sequence CTGCTCCGCAACCGCGAGGACCTCACCGACGAACAGTTCACGAGCATGTGGAACACCCTGCTGAGCGAGGGCAGGATCGGACAGACGCTGCTGACCGCGTGGATCGCCAAGGAGAACCTGCGCAACCTTCTCGCCCTGGCCCGTACCGGGGCCGACCGCCACCAAGTCGGCCAGGCCCGGTGGAAATTCCTCACGTGGTGCGCAGACTCCGACATCCCCGAAGTGCGACAACTCGCCACCACCATCGACCGCTGGTGGCCCGAGATCGCTGAGTTCCTCGACACCGGACACAGCAATGCCAAGAGCGAAGGGATCAACCGCGTGATCAAGCTCGTCGCCCGCGCGGCGTTCGGCTTTCGCAATGCCGTCAACCAACGGCTACGGGCACGCTGCGTAACCACCCGCCGAGCCCGCGGACTCCTCCGAACCGCTCAGCTTTGA
- a CDS encoding gas vesicle structural protein GvpA, which produces MTVVPQSGGGVARGGGSSSSLYDVLELILDRGLVIDVFVRVSLVGIEILKIDIRIVVASVDTYLRFAEACNRLDLESGRKAPAQLTDIVGDTVESGAKGKSKGALSGAAEAVTDSLKGITGRDDAEEEEPEEEGEGKEREPVERRRRPVRRTSRRERE; this is translated from the coding sequence ATGACAGTGGTGCCGCAAAGTGGAGGCGGTGTCGCTCGCGGTGGCGGCAGCAGCAGTAGCCTCTACGACGTCCTGGAACTCATTCTTGACCGCGGGCTTGTCATCGACGTGTTCGTCCGCGTGTCGCTGGTGGGGATCGAAATCCTCAAGATCGACATTCGCATCGTCGTGGCCAGCGTCGACACCTATCTGCGTTTCGCCGAGGCGTGCAACCGCCTTGACCTCGAATCCGGGAGGAAGGCGCCCGCCCAGTTGACCGACATCGTCGGAGACACGGTCGAGAGCGGAGCGAAAGGCAAGTCCAAGGGGGCCCTCTCCGGCGCGGCGGAAGCGGTCACCGATTCCCTCAAGGGGATCACCGGCCGTGACGACGCCGAAGAAGAAGAGCCCGAGGAAGAAGGCGAGGGCAAGGAAAGGGAACCCGTGGAGAGGCGACGGCGGCCGGTTCGGCGCACCTCCCGACGTGAGCGCGAATGA